The region CCCGGCGGGGGCACCAGCACGCAGCCCGCCACCCGCCACCTGCCCGCCTCACCACAGACTCTTGTTGCCCAGCCCTCCGGGGCCTCAGTGTTCAGGGCTAGGGGAGCCGTGTAGAGACTGTGCCCCGCCCTCAGCCCCCCACGCCAGAAATGCCGCCGCCAAGCCGCCACCACGTCCACGCCGACACTGCGCACTGAGGACTCCGGAGGCCATCGCGGGACCTCGGCCGGGCCGCCTCGTCCGCAGTTGTATTAAGTTGTCTCcgtgtccctcctccctccacccccgtgtttcttctgttttttttttccttccctccctcctcctcctgcttcccacCCTTCTTTGGTTCAGCACAGGTAAAACGGTTAccctccctcccttgccttcATGGATCACCAGCTCACGtcatgtttccttctcttttctttttgtgtgtgtttatttaagttatttttcttcctcccctttttctttttgcccccccccccttctgccATGTAACTGGAGGATGTGCGATGAGTTGGCAAACAGCTGGACTGTCAGGCTGCTTTTTTTCCAGATGttcctcctctgcttccctcccttccctctccccctcccttctccttccttcattctttccttggaTCACTGAGCACCATTTGGAAGCTTGAGAGAAAccaaaattaaagagagagagagagagagcactttgTCCCTTCCTGCTTGGCCTGGATCTTCCCAGCTTCTTTGGGGTTGAGCGCGGTCTCCTGCAGAGGTCTGGGGGGACCGTCATCCCAGGGGCAGCTCAGCCAGAGGCTGGTAGGTGTCCCCTGCCCTGCCTATGCGGCACAGCCAGACTTCCCCTAGGGTCTGGCTCCCCAGCTCCTGCCTTGGGCTGAACCCAGGCTGCGGGAGGCCGACTTGAGATCCGTGGGGCACCTTGGctagggtgaggtgggggtgtAGCCCCTCCAGGGGCTGTACTACTCTGAGCCCCTCGGCTTCCAGCCTCTGTCTCAGCACTTGGGCCGTATCttccagggagggggaggggggggcacaGAGCACATGCTGccccaggagaagcaggctcctaaaGCTCAGCTGCGGGGGTGCCTGAATTCCTGGGGCCAGGAGCGCGCGTCTTAGTGCACCCACTGCGGCGGCTACCTCCCCGGGGCCTGTCAGCCTCAGGAGGGCTAGTGTCAGGTGTAGGGCCCCCGCGGGTACCACGAACGCAGCACACGAGGGTGCGGCTCGAACCAGCTCTTCCTGGGCCTTGGCCACCCCCGCCCGCAGCCCGGGATCAGTCACCATGAGAGCCACAAAATGCGTGGGGCGGGGCTGGCGAGGCGCCGCGGCCCCGGCCCCAGCCGTCCCTCTGCCTTCCGAGGGCCAGGCGCCAGGACCCCACTGTGCTTCCGTCTCGGGAAAACCTCGTGCGGGGGTTCGTCCCGGCGCTGCCTGTGCCGCCCCACTGTGTGGCTCCGTGGCCCTGCCCGTGGCGGCCGGCTTCAGCACCCTTTCCAGCGCTGTCCACGGGGAAGCCTGGCCTTCGGCCCTGCGCCGCTCCCTGGCCTCCAGCCCGGTTCCGGTGTCAGCGGGAGCGGCGGCGACCCCTCCGTGCGCGCCCCCGCCGCCGTGGGCGTCCTCAGCGCTGCGCGCGCCCCCGCCGCCATGCGCGTCTGGCCCGTCGTGCGCGTCCTCGCCGCCGCCGTCCTCACATCCGTCGTGCGCGTCCTCGCCGCCGTCGTGCGCGCCCCCGCCGCCCAGCGCGTCCAGGATGGTGGGCCCGGGGCCCGCCGCTGAGCCCGAGCCGAAGACGAGGTCGGTGCGCGAGGCGCGGTCCCACACGATGCGGCCGCGGAAGCGGAAGTAGCGCACCCGGTGCTGCGGCACGGCCAGGACTCCGGGCCCAAGCGCCGCCAGCGGCTCGTCCCAGCAGAAGGCGCCGAAAGGCTCCTCGCGCACGCCTAGGAAGCGGTCGGCGTAGCCCACCGAGAAGTCGGCCGGGTCGAGGCGCGGGTCCCAGCGGATGCGCTGGATGACGGCCGCGGCCGTGCGCAGCGGCGGCTTCTTGGCCCCGGCCCCGGCCTCGGCCTCGGCCCTGCGCCGAGACGGCGCCGGCGCCCCCGGGTGGGGCTGGCGGCAGCGGGCGCCGAAGCGGCAGCGGCCCTCCAGGAAGAAGCGGCAGGCCGGCGGCGCCGCGGGCTCGGCCGCGGGGGCCGCCGCCATGGGAGCGGGGTGCGGGGGGAGCCTCGCCAGGACGTCACCGGCCGCGCCCCGTTCCCGCCGCCCTGGGAgccgcgcgcgcacgcgcgctcGCGGGGCCTCCGATCACCGGCCTGGCGGGCGGCTCCGTGCGCACGGTGTCCTCGGGGAGCCTGACCGCGCCTGCGCGGCCCATGCGCGTGTGTGGCCCTCCTCGGTCCAAAGGGCCTGCAGGCTGGGCACCGCCCGCGGGGTGACCGACTCCCTCAGTGCCCTCGAGGACCCGGACCCGCCCCACCGCGGGTCCACAAGGTTTATAGGTGCGACCACGCCCTTTTGGGCCGCCCTCGGCTACGCTCCGCGTGTACGACCCCGCCTCCTCCAGGTTCTTCGCTGGGCTAGCTCCGCCCTTACCTAGGGGTGATTCCGCCCCTCGCCTAAAGGTTGGCACGTGCTGCCCCGCCCTCCCGCCCCTTGTGGGTCGTGCCCTCGGCCGGACAACTGTACCCCAGCAGGGCGCAAACTAGGTAGCCCTGACTTGGGATGCCGCTGCCCCCCTCGGGCCGACACACCTTTCCGAGGGGGGTGTGACTCCCCCACCGGGACCCTGCCCCTTCCCAACCACTTTCCTGCGCGGCCGCTCACAGGGTAAGGGCAGCTCGCCTCGAGGGGTTCACTGGATACGCGGGCCGGGAGTCAGGCTCCCGGAGCCACTGCGCTGGGCGCCAGGGAGCGAATCTAGCCAGCCCCCTGGAGCGAGTCACGTGGCCCCCGGGATCGAGTCAGCGGACCCCCTGCAGCGAGTCAGGCCGGACCCCGGGAGCGTCAGCGGGTCCCCTGCAGCGAGTCAGGCCGAGCCCCCCCCCGGGAGCGAGTNNNNNNNNNNNNNNNNNNNNNNNNNNNNNNNNNNNNNNNNNNNNNNNNNNNNNNNNNNNNNNNNNNNNNNNNNNNNNNNNNNNNNNNNNNNNNNNNNNNNNNNNNNNNNNNNNNNNNNNNNNNNNNNNNNNNNNNNNNNNNNNNNNNNNNNNNNNNNNNNNNNNNNNNNNNNNNNNNNNNNNNNNNNNNNNNNNNNNNNNNNNNNNNNNNNNNNNNNNNNNNNNNNNNNNNNNNNNNNNNNNNNNNNNNNNNNNNNNNNNNNNNNNNNNNNNNNNNNNNNNNNNNNNNNNNNNNNNNNNNNNNNNNNNNNNNNNNNNNNNNNNNNNNNNNNNNNNNNNNNNNNNNNNNNNNNNNNNNNNNNNNNNNNNNNNNNNNNNNNNNNNNNNNNNNNNNNNNNNNNNNNNNNNNNNNNNNNNNNNNNNNNNNNNNNNNNNNNNNNNNNNNNNNNNNNNNNNNNNNNNNNNNNNNNNNNNNNNNNNNNNNNNNNNNNNNNNNNNNNNNNNNNNNNNNNNNNNNNNNNNNNNNNNNNNNNNNNNNNNNNNNNNNNNNNNNNNNNNNNNNNNNNNNNNNNNNNNNNNNNNNNNNNNNNNNNNNNNNNNNNNNNNNNNNNNNNNNNNNNNNNNNNNNNNNNNNNNNNNNNNNNNNNNNNNNNNNNNNNNNNNNNNNNNNNNNNNNNNNNNNNNNNNNNNNNNNNNNNNNNNNNNNNNNNNNNNNNNNNNNNNNNNNNNNNNNNNNNNNNNNNNNNNNNNNNNNNNNNNNNNNNNNNNNNNNNNNNNNNNNNNNNNNNNNNNNNNNNNNNNNNNNNNNNNNNNNNNNNNNNNNNNNNNNNNNNNNNNNNNNNNNNNNNNNNNNNNNNNNNNNNNNNNNNNNNNNNNNNNNNNNNNNNNNNNNNNNNNNNNNNNNNNNNNNNNNNNNNNNNNNNNNNNNNNNNNNNNNNNNNNNNNNNNNNNNNNNNNNNNNNNNNNNNNNNNNNNNNNNNNNNNNNNNNNNNNNNNNNNNNNNNNNNNNNNNNNNNNNNNNNNNNNNNNNNNNNNNNNNNNNNNNNNNNNNNNNNNNNNNNNNNNNNNNNNNNNNNNNNNNNNNNNNNNNNNNNNNNNNNNNNNNNNNNNNNNNNNNNNNNNNNNNNNNNNNNNNNNNNNNNNNNNNNNNNNNNNNNNNNNNNNNNNNNNNNNNNNNNNNNNNNNNNNNNNNNNNNNNNNNNNNNNNNNNNNNNNNNNNNNNNNNNNNNNNNNNNNNNNNNNNNNNNNNNNNNNNNNNNNNNNNNNNNNNNNNNNNNNNNNNNNNNNNNNNNNNNNNNNNNNNNNNNNNNNNNNNNNNNNNNNNNNNNNNNNNNNNNNNNNNNNNNNNNNNNNNNNNNNNNNNNNNNNNNNNNNNNNNNNNNNNNNNNNNNNNNNNNNNNNNNNNNNNNNNNNNNNNNNNNNNNNNNNNNNNNNNNNNNNNNNNNNNNNNNNNNNNNNNNNNNNNNNNNNNNNNNNNNNNNNNNNNNNNNNNNNNNNNNNNNNNNNNNNNNNNNNNNNNNNNNNNNNNNNNNNNNNNNNNNNNNNNNNNNNNNNNNNNNNNNNNNNNNNNNNNNNNNNNNNNNNNNNNNNNNNNNNNNNNNNNNNNNNNNNNNNNNNNNNNNNNNNNNNNNNNNNNNNNNNNNNNNNNNNNNNNNNNNNNNNNNNNNNNNNNNNNNNNNNNNNNNNNNNNNNNNNNNNNNNNNNNNNNNNNNNNNNNNNNNNNNNNNNNNNNNNNNNNNNNNNNNNNNNNNNNNNNNNNNNNNNNNNNNNNNNNNNNNNNNNNNNNNNNNNNNNNNNNNNNNNNNNNNNNNNNNNNNNNNNNNNNNNNNNNNNNNNNNNNNNNNNNNNNNNNNNNNNNNNNNNNNNNNNNNNNNNNNNNNNNNNNNNNNNNNNNNNNNNNNNNNNNNNNNNNNNNNNNNNNNNNNNNNNNNNNNNNNNNNNNNNNNNNNNNNNNNNNNNNNNNNNNNNNNNNNNNNNNNNNNNNNNNNNNNNNNNNNNNNNNNNNNNNNNNNNNNNNNNNNNNNNNNNNNNNNNNNNNNNNNNNNNNNNNNNNNNNNNNNNNNNNNNNNNNNNNNNNNNNNNNNNNNNNNNNNNNNNNNNNNNNNNNNNNNNNNNNNNNNNNNNNNNNNNNNNNNNNNNNNNNNNNNNNNNNNNNNNNNNNNNNNNNNNNNNNNNNNNNNNNNNNNNNNNNNNNNNNNNNNNNNNNNNNNNNNNNNNNNNNNNNNNNNNNNNNNNNNNNNNNNNNNNNNNNNNNNNNNNNNNNNNNNNNNNNNNNNNNNNNNNNNNNNNNNNNNNNNNNNNNNNNNNNNNNNNNNNNNNNNNNNNNNNNNNNNNNNNNNNNNNNNNNNNNNNNNNNNNNNNNNNNNNNNNNNNNNNNNNNNNNNNNNNNNNNNNNNNNNNNNNNNNNNNNNNNNNNNNNNNNNNNNNNNNNNNNNNNNNNNNNNNNNNNNNNNNNNNNNNNNNNNNNNNNNNNNNNNNNNNNNNNNNNNNNNNNNNNNNNNNNNNNNNNNNNNNNNNNNNNNNNNNNNNNNNNNNNNNNNNNNNNNNNNNNNNNNNNNNNNNNNNNNNNNNNNNNNNNNNNNNNNNNNNNNNNNNNNNNNNNNNNNNNNNNNNNNNNNNNNNNNNNNNNNNNNNNNNNNNNNNNNNNNNNNNNNNNNNNNNNNNNNNNNNNNNNNNNNNNNNNNNNNNNNNNNNNNNNNNNNNNNNNNNNNNNNNNNNNNNNNNNNNNNNNNNNNNNNNNNNNNNNNNNNNNNNNNNNNNNNNNNNNNNNNNNNNNNNNNNNNNNNNNNNNNNNNNNNNNNNNNNNNNNNNNNNNNNNNNNNNNNNNNNNNNNNNNNNNNNNNNNNNNNNNNNNNNNNNNNNNNNNNNNNNNNNNNNNNNNNNNNNNNNNNNNNNNNNNNNNNNNNNNNNNNNNNNNNNNNNNNNNNNNNNNNNNNNNNNNNNNNNNNNNNNNNNNNNNNNNNNNNNNNNNNNNNNNNNNNNNNNNNNNNNNNNNNNNNNNNNNNNNNNNNNNNNNNNNNNNNNNNNNNNNNNNNNNNNNNNNNNNNNNNNNNNNNNNNNNNNNNNNNNNNNNNNNNNNNNNNNNNNNNNNNNNNNNNNNNNNNNNNNNNNNNNNNNNNNNNNNNNNNNNNNNNNNNNNNNNNNNNNNNNNNNNNNNNNNNNNNNNNNNNNNNNNNNNNNNNNNNNNNNNNNNNNNNNNNNNNNNNNNNNNNNNNNNNNNNNNNNNNNNNNNNNNNNNNNNNNNNNNNNNNNNNNNNNNNNNNNNNNNNNNNNNNNNNNNNNNNNNNNNNNNNNNNNNNNNNNNNNNNNNNNNNNNNNNNNNNNNNNNNNNNNNNNNNNNNNNNNNNNNNNNNNNNNNNNNNNNNNNNNNNNNNNNNNNNNNNNNNNNNNNNNNNNNNNNNNNNNNNNNNNNNNNNNNNNNNNNNNNNNNNNNNNNNNNNNNNNNNNNNNNNNNNNNNNNNNNNNNNNNNNNNNNNNNNNNNNNNNNNNNNNNNNNNNNNNNNNNNNNNNNNNNNNNNNNNNNNNNNNNNNNNNNNNNNNNNNNNNNNNNNNNNNNNNNNNNNNNNNNNNNNNNNNNNNNNNNNNNNNNNNNNNNNNNNNNNNNNNNNNNNNNNNNNNNNNNNNNNNNNNNNNNNNNNNNNNNNNNNNNNNNNNNNNNNNNNNNNNNNNNNNNNNNNNNNNNNNNNNNNNNNNNNNNNNNNNNNNNNNNNNNNNNNNNNNNNNNNNNNNNNNNNNNNNNNNNNNNNNNNNNNNNNNNNNNNNNNNNNNNNNNNNNNNNNNNNNNNNNNNNNNNNNNNNNNNNNNNNNNNNNNNNNNNNNNNNNNNNNNNNNNNNNNNNNNNNNNNNNNNNNNNNNNNNNNNNNNNNNNNNNNNNNNNNNNNNNNNNNNNNNNNNNNNNNNNNNNNNNNNNNNNNNNNNNNNNNNNNNNNNNNNNNNNNNNNNNNNNNNNNNNNNNNNNNNNNNNNNNNNNNNNNNNNNNNNNNNNNNNNNNNNNNNNNNNNNNNNNNNNNNNNNNNNNNNNNNNNNNNNNNNNNNNNNNNNNNNNNNNNNNNNNNNNNNNNNNNNNNNNNNNNNNNNNNNNNNNNNNNNNNNNNNNNNNNNNNNNNNNNNNNNNNNNNNNNNNNNNNNNNNNNNNNNNNNNNNNNNNNNNNNNNNNNNNNNNNNNNNNNNNNNNNNNNNNNNNNNNNNNNNNNNNNNNNNNNNNNNNNNNNNNNNNNNNNNNNNNNNNNNNNNNNNNNNNNNNNNNNNNNNNNNNNNNNNNNNNNNNNNNNNNNNNNNNNNNNNNNNNNNNNNNNNNNNNNNNNNNNNNNNNNNNNNNNNNNNNNNNNNNNNNNNNNNNNNNNNNNNNNNNNNNNNNNNNNNNNNNNNNNNNNNNNNNNNNNNNNNNNNNNNNNNNNNNNNNNNNNNNNNNNNNNNNNNNNNNNNNNNNNNNNNNNNNNNNNNNNNNNNNNNNNNNNNNNNNNNNNNNNNNNNNNNNNNNNNNNNNNNNNNNNNNNNNNNNNNNNNNNNNNNNNNNNNNNNNNNNNNNNNNNNNNNNNNNNNNNNNNNNNNNNNNNNNNNNNNNNNNNNNNNNNNNNNNNNNNNNNNNNNNNNNNNNNNNNNNNNNNNNNNNNNNNNNNNNNNNNNNNNNNNNNNNNNNNNNNNNNNNNNNNNNNNNNNNNNNNNNNNNNNNNNNNNNNNNNNNNNNNNNNNNNNNNNNNNNNNNNNNNNNNNNNNNNNNNNNNNNNNNNNNNNNNNNNNNNNNNNNNNNNNNNNNNNNNNNNNNNNNNNNNNNNNNNNNNNNNNNNNNNNNNNNNNNNNNNNNNNNNNNNNNNNNNNNNNNNNNNNNNNNNNNNNNNNNNNNNNNNNNNNNNNNNNNNNNNNNNNNNNNNNNNNNNNNNNNNNNNNNNNNNNNNNNNNNNNNNNNNNNNNNNNNNNNNNNNNNNNNNNNNNNNNNNNNNNNNNNNNNNNNNNNNNNNNNNNNNNNNNNNNNNNNNNNNNNNNNNNNNNNNNNNNNNNNNNGGCTGCGGCACGGCGGGCGGCGGCGCGGAGCGCGGAGCCCCGGCGGGCGGCGCCCGGGGCTCGGGAGGCGGCCCGCCGCCGTGACGGCTCAGGAACGAAGTGTCCCCGAAGGCGTCGCCGCCGCGCCCCACGTGCAGCGTGTGCCGGAAGTCGCCGAGCGGCGCGGAGATGGACAGGGCGCCGCGCTCCGGCCGCTTCTTGGGCTGCGCGGGGCCCAGCTGCTTCAGAACCGGCATCTGCGGGGATGGGGTCGGGGTGGGGACGGGTCAGCGCCGCCTCCGCCCGGAGGGGGCGACCCAGCCCACGTCCCCACCCTGGGCCTAGACAGCGGTTCAGAGGATGCTCTCCCAAACGACAGGACGGCAGATGGTGGCGGGAAACGGCGTCTCCGGAGGCCCTAAGTCACAGACTGCAATTTAGGTCCGCCCGTGACCACCGCGCGCCATGCTGATTCCACTAAGAACTAATATCACAGTCCTTCTACCGGCCGGGCAACAGGCAACATGCTTCACCAACTCTTCCAAGTGTCTCCTAAGCTTGGCAGAGAAACTCCAGCTTCTCCGAGGCCCCTTCCCTGAAGACAGGGCTGACTTTGTCCACCAAGTGCCTAGGGCCCACCACACTTGTAGAGGCCCCCCAAAATGTTACAgggttttaacttattttaaaatgtgtggatTATGTCTGTCTTTACACCAAcacagttataaaatataaataaatatgtatgcatgcaAGCTTTGCCTAGGGCACACACAAGTCATAATGCAGGTCTGCCTAAAACCTCAAATTCAGGTTCAGGGTGGGCCTGGGCATCTATAGACTTGTACAACATTTTATAATTCGAGTTATTTGCTTTTGAAAGGGACAATATaatgtgggggttttttgctttttttttttttgcaaatttttctatttatttctctaaaaatagca is a window of Neomonachus schauinslandi unplaced genomic scaffold, ASM220157v2 HiC_scaffold_40, whole genome shotgun sequence DNA encoding:
- the LOC110573759 gene encoding leukocyte receptor cluster member 9, producing the protein MAAAPAAEPAAPPACRFFLEGRCRFGARCRQPHPGAPAPSRRRAEAEAGAGAKKPPLRTAAAVIQRIRWDPRLDPADFSVGYADRFLGVREEPFGAFCWDEPLAALGPGVLAVPQHRVRYFRFRGRIVWDRASRTDLVFGSGSAAGPGPTILDALGGGGAHDGGEDAHDGCEDGGGEDAHDGPDAHGGGGARSAEDAHGGGGAHGGVAAAPADTGTGLEARERRRAEGQASPWTALERVLKPAATGRATEPHSGAAQAAPGRTPARGFPETEAQWGPGAWPSEGRGTAGAGAAAPRQPRPTHFVALMVTDPGLRAGVAKAQEELVRAAPSCAAFVVPAGALHLTLALLRLTGPGEVAAAVGALRRALLAPGIQAPPQLSFRSLLLLGQHVLCAPPSPSLEDTAQVLRQRLEAEGLRVVQPLEGLHPHLTLAKVPHGSQVGLPQPGFSPRQELGSQTLGEVWLCRIGRAGDTYQPLAELPLG